One stretch of Sardina pilchardus chromosome 17, fSarPil1.1, whole genome shotgun sequence DNA includes these proteins:
- the LOC134062620 gene encoding chromobox protein homolog 7-like — protein sequence MSTYPVFALLDSGSAGNFISGSLVQRLQLQRTRCTAPLDVHSIVEPGVAVDPPLPLLLDEGPVYAIHDILDSRRRRGRLEYLVDWEGYGPEDQSWVRRSDILDPDLLADFHRTHPGRPAPRSRGRPRRRVTSSLEAAPEGGGNVTTPPGSPSVSTPRHSAPTISQSNSPVY from the exons ATGTCCACCTACCCAGTCTTTGCTCTCCTTGATTCAGGGTCAGCCGGGAACTTCATTTCCGGGTCCCTTGTCCAGCGTCTCCAGCTCCAGAGGACCCGCTGCACTGCCCCCCTCGACGTCCACTCAATAGTGG AGCCTGGTGTCGCTGTCGATCCCCCTTTGCCGCTTCTCCTGGACGAGGGTCCTGTCTATGCCATCCACGACATCCTAGACTCTCGGCGTCGCAGAGGTCGGCTGGAATACCTGGTCGACTGGGAGGGCTACGGTCCAGAGGACCAATCCTGGGTGCGCCGATCTGACATCCTGGACCCAGACCTCCTTGCTGACTTCCATCGCACCCATCCCGGTCGACCAGCCCCCCGCAGCCGTGGCCGACCGCGACGCCGTGTCACCTCGTCCCTGGAAGCGGCTCCTGAAGGGGGGGGTAATGTCACGACGCCACCAGGTTCTCCATCAGTCTCTACTCCTCGTCACTCTGCTCCAACGATCTCCCAATCTAATTCCCCTGTCTACTAA